In Apium graveolens cultivar Ventura chromosome 10, ASM990537v1, whole genome shotgun sequence, the following are encoded in one genomic region:
- the LOC141691958 gene encoding uncharacterized protein LOC141691958, with protein MILISKKLTGSENYASWKRSMQIALSAKNKLVIVTGDFLAPEDKSPLFPHWKSVNDMVITWILNTVADDISSSMNYMDSAYNVWYELNERFSVISGHKIYETQRDLFKLEQGNDSVEFYFHKLKGFWDEIKALEPTIKCTCGAIKVWEQQVEKTRLIQFLMGLHSSFTAARGQLLMMQP; from the coding sequence ATGATTTTGATCTCTAAAAAGCTTACTGGTAGTGAAAATTATGCTTCGTGGAAACGATCAATGCAAATTGCTTTATCGGCTAAGAATAAACTTGTCATCGTAACTGGTGATTTTCTTGCTCCTGAGGATAAATCTCCTTTATTTCCTCACTGGAAAAGTGTCAATGACATGGTGATTACCTGGATTCTAAACACTGTGGCTGACGATATTAGCAGTAGTATGAACTACATGGATAGTGCGTACAATGTTTGGTACGAACTCAATGAACGTTTCTCTGTCATCAGTGGTCACAAAATTTATGAAACCCAAAGAGACTTGTTCAAGTTGGAACAGGGTAATGATTCGGTCGAGTTTTACTTTCACAAGCTAAAGGGATTTTGGGATGAAATCAAGGCTTTAGAGCCTACTATCAAATGCACTTGTGGTGCTATCAAAGTCTGGGAACAACAAGTTGAAAAGACTAGGTTAATACAATTTCTTATGGGGCTTCATTCTAGTTTCACAGCTGCTAGAGGACAGTTGCTTATGATGCAACCATGA